One Brockia lithotrophica DNA segment encodes these proteins:
- a CDS encoding Stage V sporulation protein T, AbrB family transcriptional regulator (SpoVT) — MKATGIVRRIDDLGRVVIPKEIRRTLRIREGDPLEIFVDQDGEVILKKYSPVLELGEFAQSVAASLYDTFGLTVLVTDRDRVVAVAGPGKKDFQEREIGPLVERAMEDRRTYREGAGEVELFSQGSERVGGVVVAPIVVGGDPMGTVILLSREEPVALGEAHVKGVEVAAAFLAKQLGA, encoded by the coding sequence ATGAAGGCCACGGGAATCGTCAGGCGCATCGACGACCTAGGACGCGTCGTCATCCCGAAGGAAATTCGCCGTACTTTGCGCATTCGGGAGGGCGACCCCCTAGAGATCTTTGTCGATCAGGACGGGGAGGTGATCCTGAAAAAGTACTCCCCCGTCCTCGAACTCGGCGAATTTGCGCAGAGCGTCGCCGCTTCTCTGTACGATACCTTTGGGCTCACGGTCCTCGTCACCGACCGGGATCGCGTGGTGGCCGTCGCCGGTCCGGGGAAGAAGGACTTTCAGGAACGGGAGATCGGGCCGCTCGTGGAGCGCGCAATGGAAGATCGGCGCACGTATCGGGAAGGTGCGGGCGAGGTAGAGCTCTTCTCCCAGGGGTCGGAACGCGTAGGCGGCGTGGTCGTCGCTCCCATCGTCGTCGGGGGAGATCCGATGGGGACCGTGATCCTCCTGAGCCGCGAGGAGCCGGTTGCCCTCGGCGAGGCACACGTGAAGGGTGTAGAGGTCGCTGCCGCCTTTCTCGCCAAGCAGCTGGGTGCCTGA